GGGAGCAGATTTAGACTTCAGTGTATTTGACCTAGAATCTCGGGAATTAACCAACTTAACTAAAGGGCAGTTCTCAGAAATCATAAAAGTTATTAAGGAAACTGAGGCTAATTTAAGCACCAATGCAGCACTGTACATTCCTGCTGAACGAAACTTTGTCAATATCGTTAAAAACGCGTCTTTCAATTTATTGCTACATAACGTTCCTATTCCTAAACATATCTTGGCGTTTGGGGCAGAAGTTGAGAAAGCATCTATTGAAGACATTGATCTAAGTTTTTTGCAGAAGGACCTAGTTTACAAAAATATAAATGGAGAAGACAGGATATTTACAAGCACAAAGCACAGTATAAAGTTGACAGAAGCAGCTTCTGGTGTTCAGAGCGTCTTACCCCTTTTAATTCCGATTTTAGCTCATAAAGACGTGGCTGGTCATAGATCGTTTGTAATCGAAGAACCTGAATTAAATTTATTTCCTCTTGCACAATATGAGTTAATAAAGAAACTGGAATCTTCAAGAAATGAGCCATACTGGGAAGATTCGGGCTCAATACACACCTACACTACGCATAGTCCTTATATTCTTTCTGCATTAAACAACCTTCTTTATGCCAATAAAGTGAAGGATTCTATTCTATCTAGTGATTTAAATAGAAAAGAATTCTATCAAAAAGTTAACAATGTAGTTTCCGCTGAAATAGACCCTGACTACTTCACTGCGTATCAAGTATCTAATGGCATGGCAGAATCCATTTTCGACCGCGAAAACGGCCTTATCATTGACAATTTCATTGACAAAGCTTCAGACAAGCTCTCAGATGATTTTGATGCATTAATGGAATTAGCAAACTAACCGCATGAAAACACTCATAAGAGCAAGTTTCGGAGACTGTAAGCACCTGGCTACATCGACGTGCGGCCAGCGGAGTTCCTATCAAACTATTACTGATCCGGTATTCTACGTCTGCGATGCTGACGATGGCCGACCTTCACAAATCGTAGGCGCTCACGAAGATCATCAGCTTATGGTAGAAAATCCTTATCAACTTGAAATAGAATTTATAAAAACTGATAAATGCCTGTTTCCAAATCAGGTCAGTAAATGTGATTGCATTCTGCACAGCACGGACAAACTTTTCTTTGTCGAAATCAAATGGAGCAGTGCCGGCGCCAGAAATGCCAAGCGGAATAAAGCAGTAGAACAACTGGCAGCAACAATCGAGGCTTTCAGAAGTGAAAGCATTGATCTGACAAATTACGAAACGAAAGCCATTATTTGTTTCAAAAGACAGGACAAATACCCCACCAGAGCGTCTTCCAACTCCCAAAGAGCTATTTTTCTGAGCAAGTACAAGATAAAACTGGAAGAAGGAAACACGATTTCTTTCTAATGCACCTACATCAACAACGACATACTCCCCAGTCTCACCCTTAATTTCTTCAGTGCTATCGTCAGCTGGTTCTCCACCGTTTTCTCTGAAACCCCCAGTTGACGGGCTATCTCCCGGTTAGACAAATGTTCCTGGCGGCTCAGTTGAAATACCTCCCGGCAACGTTCGGGCAGTTCCGCGGTAAAGCTGGCAATGACTGCTTTCAGTTCTTTCAGCTCCAGTGCCTGTTCGCAGGCGCCTTCTTCACGGGAGAGCATTATGGATTCTGCGGCAAAGGCGGCCCGTACTTTCTGCCGGCGGAAATAGTTGGCCACTTTATACCGGACGGCCATAAGGAGATATCCGCGGAGAGAGGTCAGCACCAGGTGGTCACGGTGTTCCCAGAACCAGACGAATACGTCCTGTACGATGTCCATGGCGGGAGCTTCTTCCTGGAGCAGGTAATAGGCACTGTGATAGAGGCTGTGCCAGTGCCGGCGGTAGATTTCATCAAACGCGGCTTCATTGCCCGACTTTACAAAGTCGAGTAGTTCACTGTCCTCGTATACGTGGTAAGCGGGCATTGGTTTGGTTGATGAAAATGTTTAGCCTTGAAAACAAAGCTATGAAAATATTTCATCAAACCCAGTATCATGTAAAGTTTAGGCAGCGGTATTTATGCCCACCATTCTTCTTCTATTTCTTCCGGTGTTTTTTCATGACCGGCGGGCAATGTCAACCGGAAGGTGGTGCCTTTGCCTGGTGTGCTTTCCACGCTTATTTCGCCATTGTTCTGGCGGATAAATTCGGCGCACAGCACCAGGCCAATTCCGGAGCCGCGTTCGCCTGCGGTGCCGTAGCCTGGTTTATAACCGAAAGAGAACAGTGTTTCCTGCCGCTCGCGGTCCATGCCCATGCCTTCGTCAGTCACGGCCAGGCATACGTTTTTATTGTCTGTGGCGGTGCTGATGGTGATGGTCCCATCCTGGTGGCTGAATTTAATAGCGTTGCTGATCAGGTTACGCAGCACGATCATCAGTTGATTGGTATCTACATATACCGGAGTGCGGTCATCCACTGACATGTCCAGCTTCAGCCCTTTCTGCCGGATATTGGGTTCAAAGGTGCTGAGCGCATCATTGACGAGGGGCGCCAGCAGCACATCTGCCGGCTCGGTATGAAGCCCTTTCATTTGTCCGGCTGTCCAGCGCAGGAGATTATTGAGCGTTTCTCCCAGCTGCGACACTTTCAGGTGCAGCTCCTTCGCTGCCGATTTCATTTCGGCCTCACTGTAGTGGTTATTGCTGAACATGAGCAGCAACCCTTCCAGGGTGGCCAGCGGACTGCGGATATCATGTGCGATGATGGAAAACAGCTTCACCTTGTCGCGGTTCAGCAAGTCCAGCACTTTACGCTGTTCTTCCGTCTGTTCCTGGTATTCAGCATGCACGCTTTTGAAATAAATCAGGGCGATGACCGCCACCCCCAGGGCTATCACCAGGTTGGCCAGTATCCTGCCGGAAGGCACCAGTGGCTTCAGGTCCCACATTACCGGCGCATAGTACACAAATGCTATCACAGAAATGATCAATACAGAAAGGAAACCTAATAACCATTTGTTGTCATAAATCAGGTAGGTAAGCACCAGGATGAGTATCAGGTAAAACTCCGCCCCGTTCCGGAACAAAAGCCCTGAAATACCGTACAGGGTGAGGCTTAATACGATCACCACTCCCCTTGCCTGCAGGTAACGCTGTTTTTTGTTCAGGTACAGTATCAGCAGATCGCCAAGGGTATGGACGATATTCACCAGCGCTAATGCCGGCCGGTGCTGTACCAGGTTGAGAACACAGAAATACAATGTCAGTATAACCCCCGGAATAGCCACCGTATTCAGGAGTTTTGTCCTTCTCGTTTCAATAAAAGACAATCCGGGATGTATTCCTATGTTAACGACAGCATTCCAGCAGTTCGCGATTTTCCTAAAGATCATGGTATGATTATATCTCAAAAGGAACTGCAAAAATAATTCATGCACGCTAAAGATTTAGGGGAGTTTTCCCGTTTTTATCTTCTCCTAAAAGCATAGGAATAATAAAATATGCAAATAACTTAATATACCTTTCCGGTATTGTTGGAACAAAACAGATATATTTCGCGCTTGTCAAATCCTGATCATGATAAAAAAACTGTTCCTGGCAACGGCTTTCCTGACAGCCCAATTGTCTGCCCATGCGCAAAAAATGCATGTGCTAAAAATCCGCAACAGCAAAGAGCTACAGGCATTTCTTCGTTATACCGGTAAAGACATCCCTTTCATCAGCGGTCACCGTGGCGGGGTAAACACCGGTTTCCCGGAAAACAGCATTGCGGCATTTGAAAACACCTTGCGGCATACGCCCGCGACTTTTGAAATAGACCCGCGGCTGACAAAAGACAGCGCTATCGTGCTTATGCACGATGCCACACTGGACCGCACCACCACCGGCACTGGCAAAGTATCCGACTACACCCTGGCCGAGCTGAAACAACTGAAGCTGAAAGATGTGGACGGTAACATCACGGAATACCGCATCCCTACCCTGCAGGAAGCCATCACCTGGGCAAAAGGTAAAACCGTTCTGATCCTCGATAAAAAAGACGTGCCTTTTGAAATGACCGCTTCCCTCATCACTAAAAACCAGGCAGCAGGACATGTCATGATCACCGTACATACCGCCAGGGAAGCCCGGTGGTACTATGACCGCAACAAGGACTTTGTGTTTGAAGCTTTCGTCAAAACACCGGAGGCCATGGCCGAATATGAAGCCGCCGGCATTCCGTGGTCGCATATCATGGCCTATGTAGGCCCCGACAACAAGCCCCAACTGCAACCGCTATACGAAACACTTCATCAGCGCGGCGTCATGTGCATGATTTCCACCGCGCCCACCTACGATAAACAACCCGACGCCACTGCCCGCGCTGCCGCCTATCAGGCCATCATCCGTGATGGCGCCAGCCTTATAGAGGCTGACCGCTCCATTGAAGCGGCGGCGGCGATACAAAGTATGGTGCCAGCAAAAAGCGAGAAGCAGCGGTTTTTCGGTAAGAAATAACAGATGAACGGCCGTTCGCCGGCCACGCGGCTTGCGAACGCCGCTGTAATCACTTCTTTCGTACATTAGCGCTCATAAACCTGTTTGTCCATGAATGCTCCGGGAAAACAATACCCGTTTTTTCACGATATGATCATCAGCTGGTTCCAGGGAGAACTGACTACCAGGGAACTGATTGCCCAAATGGAAGAAGTGTTGCAGCCCGAACCATATGAGCCCGGGTTCACCGATCCGGTGTCTCTTTTTGAGACAGCGCTGGAAAACTACCAGCCCGATTATTTTTTCGAGTGGCAGGATTATAAACAATATGCCAAAGACACCGCTCCCACAGTAAAAGGACTGGCACACCAGCTGGACGAGCTGCTGGCCGGCCGGCAGCCGCTCAACGAATTCATGGAGTGGGCCACCTGGCACAATATGGACGGCGGAGAAACCACCGGCGGCGTTTTTGAAAACAACAACATCGAATATTTCTGCCTGATATTTTTACCTCAACATTACCAGCAGCTGAATACCGCTTTCTATGAGAAAGCAGGCAGTATCATCGCCCGCAGCAACGATATCACCTACGGCGCATTTGTCATCGCCCTGCACCTGCTGCTGGAGAAAGAATACAAAAGCCTGTATTATTTTCTGAATGCCTATATAGAAGGAGATAAAACCGACGCAGCGCTCAATGATTACCTTGAGAAGAAGTTCAGCCACAAGCTGCCAGCTTTCCGGTATAATATCCACACTTTTCCCTACCTCCGCGAACTGCATGCTGCACGGGAAAACAAAAGCAGCACTGCCGCATTTATGCGGCTGATGACTTTATAAGTGTAAAAACCATATTCCCACTCTTTCCTACCTTTGCCAAAAAATCAATATTATGGTAGCATTTTTAGGTATGGGCCTGCTGGGATCGAGCTTTGTCAGGGCAATGATCAATAAAGGACTGCAGGTACAGGTATGGAACCGCACCGCCTCCCGTGCAACTGCACTGGAAGCCTATGGCGCCAAAGCATTTGAAAATGCGGCAGATGCCGTAAAAGGAGCAGACAGGATTTATCTTACCCTGAAAGACGATGCGTCTGTAGATGAGGTGTTAGCCGCCGCCAGCGCCGGATTGAAGCCAGGCGCCATTATCATAGATCATACCAC
The Chitinophaga varians genome window above contains:
- a CDS encoding AAA family ATPase; protein product: MQSRLIVKDFGPIEFVDLDLRNVNVFIGPQASGKSALAKLYTIFKAPRKFIKEDRFDIVAEPQEVNWQFREVLEEYNISSFLKNGTEIEFTSELHSISYRKGKITYTPLLLNRIEMIEELKENFEENRANITYSISDLASKFIGFSFRTLKILGADLDFSVFDLESRELTNLTKGQFSEIIKVIKETEANLSTNAALYIPAERNFVNIVKNASFNLLLHNVPIPKHILAFGAEVEKASIEDIDLSFLQKDLVYKNINGEDRIFTSTKHSIKLTEAASGVQSVLPLLIPILAHKDVAGHRSFVIEEPELNLFPLAQYELIKKLESSRNEPYWEDSGSIHTYTTHSPYILSALNNLLYANKVKDSILSSDLNRKEFYQKVNNVVSAEIDPDYFTAYQVSNGMAESIFDRENGLIIDNFIDKASDKLSDDFDALMELAN
- a CDS encoding RNA polymerase sigma-70 factor, with the translated sequence MPAYHVYEDSELLDFVKSGNEAAFDEIYRRHWHSLYHSAYYLLQEEAPAMDIVQDVFVWFWEHRDHLVLTSLRGYLLMAVRYKVANYFRRQKVRAAFAAESIMLSREEGACEQALELKELKAVIASFTAELPERCREVFQLSRQEHLSNREIARQLGVSEKTVENQLTIALKKLRVRLGSMSLLM
- a CDS encoding sensor histidine kinase codes for the protein MIFRKIANCWNAVVNIGIHPGLSFIETRRTKLLNTVAIPGVILTLYFCVLNLVQHRPALALVNIVHTLGDLLILYLNKKQRYLQARGVVIVLSLTLYGISGLLFRNGAEFYLILILVLTYLIYDNKWLLGFLSVLIISVIAFVYYAPVMWDLKPLVPSGRILANLVIALGVAVIALIYFKSVHAEYQEQTEEQRKVLDLLNRDKVKLFSIIAHDIRSPLATLEGLLLMFSNNHYSEAEMKSAAKELHLKVSQLGETLNNLLRWTAGQMKGLHTEPADVLLAPLVNDALSTFEPNIRQKGLKLDMSVDDRTPVYVDTNQLMIVLRNLISNAIKFSHQDGTITISTATDNKNVCLAVTDEGMGMDRERQETLFSFGYKPGYGTAGERGSGIGLVLCAEFIRQNNGEISVESTPGKGTTFRLTLPAGHEKTPEEIEEEWWA
- a CDS encoding glycerophosphodiester phosphodiesterase family protein yields the protein MIKKLFLATAFLTAQLSAHAQKMHVLKIRNSKELQAFLRYTGKDIPFISGHRGGVNTGFPENSIAAFENTLRHTPATFEIDPRLTKDSAIVLMHDATLDRTTTGTGKVSDYTLAELKQLKLKDVDGNITEYRIPTLQEAITWAKGKTVLILDKKDVPFEMTASLITKNQAAGHVMITVHTAREARWYYDRNKDFVFEAFVKTPEAMAEYEAAGIPWSHIMAYVGPDNKPQLQPLYETLHQRGVMCMISTAPTYDKQPDATARAAAYQAIIRDGASLIEADRSIEAAAAIQSMVPAKSEKQRFFGKK